One genomic window of Staphylococcus hsinchuensis includes the following:
- the lexA gene encoding transcriptional repressor LexA — protein sequence MKELTKRQTEIFDFIKQTVQLKGYPPSVREIGEAVGLASSSTVHGHLSRLEEKGYIKRDPTKPRAIEIVSEQLGEPINMEETIHVPVIGKVTAGIPITAVENVEEYFPLPEHFTSTHNSDIFILNVIGDSMIEAGILDGDRVIVRSQTIAENGDIIVAMTEENEATVKRFYKEKTRYRLQPENSTMEPIYLEQVTVLGKVVGLFREM from the coding sequence ATGAAAGAATTAACTAAACGTCAAACTGAAATTTTTGATTTTATTAAGCAAACTGTACAATTAAAAGGTTATCCACCAAGTGTGCGTGAAATTGGAGAAGCAGTCGGATTAGCATCAAGCTCAACTGTACATGGCCATCTATCTCGACTTGAAGAAAAAGGATACATTAAGAGAGACCCGACGAAACCTCGTGCGATAGAAATAGTAAGCGAACAGTTAGGCGAACCAATCAACATGGAAGAAACAATTCATGTTCCTGTTATTGGTAAAGTCACTGCCGGTATTCCAATCACTGCAGTAGAAAATGTTGAAGAATACTTCCCGTTACCAGAACACTTCACATCAACACATAACAGTGATATTTTTATATTAAATGTCATAGGTGATAGTATGATAGAAGCTGGAATTTTAGATGGAGATAGAGTAATCGTTAGAAGTCAAACAATCGCTGAAAATGGTGATATCATAGTGGCTATGACAGAAGAAAATGAAGCGACAGTTAAACGTTTCTACAAAGAAAAAACACGCTATCGTTTACAACCTGAGAATTCAACGATGGAACCAATTTATTTAGAACAAGTGACAGTATTAGGAAAAGTAGTAGGTCTCTTTAGAGAAATGTAA
- the sosA gene encoding DNA damage-induced cell division inhibitor SosA — MFSIYKEEIMNYLVVMIVTMVIFSIFILNAYHNANTEHPYELEDHQVSKQDSLQHQLSIDEKKETEHDHHSMMLAVN, encoded by the coding sequence ATGTTTTCTATATATAAAGAAGAAATTATGAATTATTTAGTTGTAATGATAGTAACTATGGTCATTTTTAGTATATTTATCTTAAATGCATACCATAATGCAAATACAGAACATCCGTACGAATTAGAAGATCATCAAGTGTCTAAACAAGATTCATTGCAACATCAATTATCGATAGATGAGAAGAAAGAAACCGAACATGATCATCATTCTATGATGTTAGCTGTGAATTAA